The segment ATGGTAGCAAAAAATAAAGGGGTTAAAGGCTGATAAAGAAAGGATAGGACAAAGGCAAAGCAAAGTAGCCCAATTGCAGCCAAAAAACTCAGAAAAATGGCTAAAAACCAACTAGGACGAACAAAGCCCTCAAAAGTGATTTGGTTTTGCTGTGGGTTAACAGAGGCTATTTGATAAGCGCGTTGGGTAAAATAGGCTTCTAGTTGACTGAGAAGGGACTCTACAGGAATTTCTGAGGTTAGCTTGACTTGTTTAGTGCGATCTTTCACAGAAGCCCGAATAAAGAAGAATAACCCCACCATCAGCAGAAGGGTTAGAAAAAAAGTAGAACTGAGGATAGGAATAGTCACAGAGATTATCTTAAAAGCAAAATTAGAATGAACTTAAATTAGATTATAAAAGATAGATTGTGGTGGGTGAGAAGGGAGAATCAAAAGACTCAGCTAAAATTCATGGGCTTTGTATTCTTGAGCTTCATAGGTATAGAATTGACGTAAAGCTCCAATTGTCCCGAACTGATAACTAGGGACTGGAGAGGGTAAAGATAACTCGGTTTCATAAATACTAAACAGCAAGTAGTTTTGTCGAATAGTTTTATTAGAAATGACCTTTTGAATCTGAGGCCGTCCTGTATCCACCAGGGTTTTACAATAGCTGATGAGAAAACCACCCAATTCTGAGGGGGCTTGAGGACACACCTCGTCTTTTAAATAGAACGTCAGTGCCTCAGTAGCATAGTTTTCATAATCATTTTGCCCAGGGTTGGTAATGATCATCAATCCTCCAATGGTAGCTAGAGTAACTCCCCCCAAGGCACTAAGAATATGTATGGCTTCCATCACTTGTTTGGCTACTAAACTCGATTTGATTTTCAGGGTAACTTACTTTAGCCCATTATGAACGTATTGAGGGGGTAAGAGTTGAGTGTCACCACTCTCAACTCCTCTAAGAACCATGCGGTTCTCCCGTAAAACAATCATTATGAATTAAACTCAAAGAAGTCCTAACAGTTCCAGCGCGTTCTGAACAGACTGTTACTTCAATTTCTGCCCCAGAATGCCCCTTAATGACCCATTCTACCTGACGACGATAATCCGTTCCTTTGGCTAACCAAGATAAAACTTTATTAGATCGTCCTTCTAAATGGTCAATTTCCTGTTCTAAGTGCCCGCTAATCAATGTTACCCCATCGGGTAGGGATAGAATCACCTCAATAGGACGGACTGCTTTGCGTTCTAACGCCTTTTTACTGGTATAAGTGGGTAAAAATCCCTGATTTTCCACCTGAACCACAACATAGTAAATATCCCCTCCTTGATAGGTGATATCGGTACGAGCGATCGCTAACAAAGGGCACAGTAACGCCTGACTAACAGCAAAATTATACTGTTTTTGACACAAATCGGGCAAAAATTTAGCCGGGGCATTCTGCCAACAAGTTTTATAGTTCCATCCTCCGATTTCTACCTCTCCGAGTTGGGGATGATCGAAGGGTTGCCAATTAATAAACCCCTCACCTCCTAACTTCTCATCATTCCATTGCAACATCTTGAGATCATCTTCAGGGGGATGATCAATGTTCCATATTCGATGATCCTGCTTAATAACTCCCGATTCTGTCGCAATATCCCATAATTCAATGGTAAAACCAAACCACCCAAAATGATCGTAGGCATAGTCATCCATTGCCCCATAGGTGAAATCTTGAGAATGATAGCGAAAACCATGGTAAATCGACACACAATCATAACCCGTCAGTTTTTTCCCTTTATTTCCTAGAATTTTATATATTTCTAAGTCGCTTAGAGGTAACTCGTCATCGGAATGGTTGCTATAGGGACGCAAAATCACCGCCCCATAGGTATGATAGCTAATAAATCCGTTAATATTGCGGTTCTCTTGCCAAAATTCGACTTCTGCTCGAGTTTCGGGTTCAGACAACGGAAAGTCTCCTGACCCCTTTTGCTTGCCTTCTGGTGCCCATAAATGGGGATAATTGCGATTAAAATCCATTCCTTCTACGGGAGGGGCAATTTTAAACCCATATCCATCATAATTGCGGATTAATCCTTCGGAGAGAAGCGTATAGTACGTTCCCCCAAATTCTTCGGGTTCACGGTGCACCATGATACGGGGGTCTAATTCCGAGACTTTCCAGGCCCCGCAATCATCTTTTATCCGCATTTCTAAAATTAACCCATCTCCGTTGATATCTTCTCTATGAAGTCCATCTTGTTCATCGGGATAGGGATAGGGACGAATACTTGATCGCAACCAATGGGGAGAGGTTAAATATTTTTCAGCCCCATCGACTGCCAAACGGGGCAACACATACACGGTATACTTATCCAATAAACGGGCGATCGCAGGATCATTGGGATACTGGGTTAACAACTGATAGATAATATAGCAAGCAACAGCCGATCCCGTCACTTCTCCTGCGTGGGTGTTTGCATCGATCCAATAACCCGGTTTTTCCAGGTAATTTCCCGTTTTTTGGTTAGTCAGGATCATTACCCAGATGTCCCGTCCCGCATAACTCTGTCCAATGGTTTTTAATTGCACAAGTTGGGGATAATGGGTGGCCATCTGGTTCAGATAATCCACCAGTTCGGTATAGGTATAATAATGACTAAAATCAAAGGAAATCATTAATAAGTAATCACTAAATCATTTATAATCTGTTCTCGAGTTTATCATTAATTAAAGCAGTTTTTACGGACTCATAGTCAAAGTCTTTTGCTGTCCTTGTCTTTCCTAATAATTTGATAATTGTTTGCATTAGTTTAATGCTGTGGCAAAATATTTAGGGCGATCGCAATTCTTTTTCTGTCAACAATTGATTACACCAAACTCTATCTGTATCTGACAAAATTGGTATGGGTTCTTGAGTATAATCGATGGCTAAATCATAACTCGCTTGGTCGTAGACATTATTTAATAATAATTGTAAATCGATTAAGGGTTCTTGATCTCCTGATTTCAGAGGTAAGGGAAATGGGGGGATAGGATCTGACAAATTAAAGGTATATAAATCCGCTTGTGGACGGCGATCGCCTCGACTGACTAAAATGCGATAATGACTTTGAATATTGCTGTGATAAACTGTCATCGGTTGTCCTTTCCGCAGTAAATCAATTTCCACTAAATGGGTTGAACTGCCTAAGATTTTATGACGTTTAGTCTCATATTGTTTACGCCCTTCTCCCGAACGTTTATTAATAGGAGAAAGGATCTCAATGACGGTGACTACTTCCCCTGTAGCGACTTCTCGTACTTCTAAATACCCTTGTTTAACAATTTCTGGAATAGGAACTTGTACTGTTTGAGGTTTGCTTGGGGGTTGTAGGACAGCCACATTAGTTATTGATGATTGAGTCGTTGTTTGTGAACCTTTAATCGTTAAATCTGGAATACCAACCAAGAGAGATTCTTCCCCAATAGTTTCATACAAACGTACCTCAACTGCAACTCTGTATTGAGGACGCAATTGCGGAGATAGAAACCTAGCGAGTTCAACAATTAACCAGTGATGGACTCCTGGCCAAATTTCTGGATGTTCTAGGTAAGGGTTCATTCCGGGGAAAGGGTTCGTCATATAATTGATTCCTCACTGACAATTATTTCGCGTTTAATCAACTCAATTGATTAATTATGGTTGATTGTTTCTTAAAGCTTCGATAATCTTACTATTGGCTTTAGGAAACGGAAAACTATCAATTTCATCTAAGGTTGTCCAGCGAATTTCTTGACATTCGATCGCTTGGGGTTCTCCAGCAACATGACGACACAGATGAACAATTAAAGTGACTTTAAAATGAGTATAGGCATAATCGAGGGTAATTAAATGTTCTCCCACTTCGATATCAATGGCAATTTCTTCTAAAATTTCTCGTTTAATACACTCTTCTACCGTTTCATTTTCTTCAATCTTTCCCCCAGGAAATTCCCATAACCCTCCTAATAATCCTTTATCGGGACGGCGATCAATCAAGATTTCTCCTGCATTATTATAAATCACTGCAACACCAATTTTTTTGTGGGGTAAGGGAGAGGAATCTTCACGCATGGGGAGTTGATTTTGTTTTCCTTGTTGATAAGCTTGACAGTGGGATAACCAGGGACACAATAAACATTTTGGCTGACTTCGGGTGCAAATGGTTGCCCCTAAATCCATCAACCCTTGGTTAAAATCCCTAGGATTGTCGGGATCGAGTAAACTATCCGATACGTCCCATAAAAATTGTATCGCTTTTGCAGGAGGATCGCTAAGGGCAACTAATCTTGCTAACACTCGCTTGACGTTACCATCTAAAATAGAGATTGGTTGATTAAACGCTGAACTGAGGATGCCTCCAGCCGTCGTTCGTCCAATTCCTGGCAATTTTACGACTTTTTCTAACTCTCTGGGAAAAATTCCCCTGTAATCCTTTAAAATAATCTGAGCCGTTTTATAAAGATTTCGCGCACGGGTATAATAGCCTAAGCCTTCCCAAGCCTTGAGAACAGTTTGCAAGTCAGAGGTTGCTAATGTTTGAATATTAGGAAATTGTGCTAACCATCGCTGATAATAGGGAATAACAGTCTTAACCTGGGTTTGTTGCAGCATAATCTCCGAAACCCAGATAGCATAGGGATCATCGATATTTCTCCAGGGTAACTCTCGTCCCTGATGCTGATACCATAATAGAAGCGATCGCCGTAAAGCCATCAAATCTAAACTAGGGAACTTTCCAGGGTCGATGGTTGATCGCTGATCGTCTAACAAAGGTTAATTTTTATTAAATAACAATTATTCAGCATACTTGCTTGAGCTATTAATGGATTGTAGGGACTTTTCAAAGCTCATCCGTTGTTCAGCATTCCGTAGGAAATAACCGCTCATCATCGCAGACGCTAACAACCGACCTAAATCTTCTCGACTGGTACTAACCGTGATGCCAAAGTGTTCTGAAGGAAGATTACCCAACAAACCAATAATGTTGCGTTCCATGACTTGAAAAACTTCAGAAGATTCAGGTTTTGACAACTGGGCAATGGTTTCTGGACTCAACGATTGAACGTATTGCCATAAACTTTCTTTGTTTTCTCCCTCATTGCCAAAAAAATTTTGAGGACGGTTTAAATCATTATTCACGGTTAACCTCCTAGGGATTGAATGGAAAATCGGCGGTTCTACGAAAAAATTAGTCTCAGGATATTAAGACCCTTTCTCCTCCACTGTAACAAGTTTTCTTGAAATGTCCAGGTCGGTAGAACCGAATGATTGATCTCGCATTTTCCGACCTTTTTGGGGAGTGTGGGGAGTATGGGGAGTGTGGGAGATATATTAACCTCTGACTCCTAACTCCTAACTCCCTGTTCGTTAACTCGCCAAATATTCCCGAATATTGGCCTTTCGTTTTCGCAATTTTGCTAATGCTTCCCGTTCGATTTGCCTAACCCTTTCGCGGCTAATATTCAAGATACTGCCAATTTTAGCTAAAGTTAGGGGTTTACCATCGGATAACCCAAATCTTAAGGCTAACACTTCCTTCTGCTGCGGGGTCAACTCTTCCATCAGTCTATCTAAGTCCAACTGCAAAGAAGAATGAGTGGCATAATCTTCAGGAGACTGGCCGGTATCTTCTAATAAGTCCCCTAATTCGGTGTCTTGGTTATCTCCTACCCGTAAGTCAAGAGACAAGGGTTGACGGGCTCG is part of the Rippkaea orientalis PCC 8801 genome and harbors:
- a CDS encoding cofactor assembly of complex C subunit B codes for the protein MTIPILSSTFFLTLLLMVGLFFFIRASVKDRTKQVKLTSEIPVESLLSQLEAYFTQRAYQIASVNPQQNQITFEGFVRPSWFLAIFLSFLAAIGLLCFAFVLSFLYQPLTPLFFATILLCPLVGIFYWKQAGRVEKVLLEIESSPQSYSLVTVTAHRDELIQLQEYSPLKSAIKEAID
- a CDS encoding DUF4359 domain-containing protein is translated as MEAIHILSALGGVTLATIGGLMIITNPGQNDYENYATEALTFYLKDEVCPQAPSELGGFLISYCKTLVDTGRPQIQKVISNKTIRQNYLLFSIYETELSLPSPVPSYQFGTIGALRQFYTYEAQEYKAHEF
- a CDS encoding M14 family metallopeptidase, producing the protein MISFDFSHYYTYTELVDYLNQMATHYPQLVQLKTIGQSYAGRDIWVMILTNQKTGNYLEKPGYWIDANTHAGEVTGSAVACYIIYQLLTQYPNDPAIARLLDKYTVYVLPRLAVDGAEKYLTSPHWLRSSIRPYPYPDEQDGLHREDINGDGLILEMRIKDDCGAWKVSELDPRIMVHREPEEFGGTYYTLLSEGLIRNYDGYGFKIAPPVEGMDFNRNYPHLWAPEGKQKGSGDFPLSEPETRAEVEFWQENRNINGFISYHTYGAVILRPYSNHSDDELPLSDLEIYKILGNKGKKLTGYDCVSIYHGFRYHSQDFTYGAMDDYAYDHFGWFGFTIELWDIATESGVIKQDHRIWNIDHPPEDDLKMLQWNDEKLGGEGFINWQPFDHPQLGEVEIGGWNYKTCWQNAPAKFLPDLCQKQYNFAVSQALLCPLLAIARTDITYQGGDIYYVVVQVENQGFLPTYTSKKALERKAVRPIEVILSLPDGVTLISGHLEQEIDHLEGRSNKVLSWLAKGTDYRRQVEWVIKGHSGAEIEVTVCSERAGTVRTSLSLIHNDCFTGEPHGS
- a CDS encoding DUF4058 family protein, coding for MTNPFPGMNPYLEHPEIWPGVHHWLIVELARFLSPQLRPQYRVAVEVRLYETIGEESLLVGIPDLTIKGSQTTTQSSITNVAVLQPPSKPQTVQVPIPEIVKQGYLEVREVATGEVVTVIEILSPINKRSGEGRKQYETKRHKILGSSTHLVEIDLLRKGQPMTVYHSNIQSHYRILVSRGDRRPQADLYTFNLSDPIPPFPLPLKSGDQEPLIDLQLLLNNVYDQASYDLAIDYTQEPIPILSDTDRVWCNQLLTEKELRSP
- the mutY gene encoding A/G-specific adenine glycosylase, with translation MALRRSLLLWYQHQGRELPWRNIDDPYAIWVSEIMLQQTQVKTVIPYYQRWLAQFPNIQTLATSDLQTVLKAWEGLGYYTRARNLYKTAQIILKDYRGIFPRELEKVVKLPGIGRTTAGGILSSAFNQPISILDGNVKRVLARLVALSDPPAKAIQFLWDVSDSLLDPDNPRDFNQGLMDLGATICTRSQPKCLLCPWLSHCQAYQQGKQNQLPMREDSSPLPHKKIGVAVIYNNAGEILIDRRPDKGLLGGLWEFPGGKIEENETVEECIKREILEEIAIDIEVGEHLITLDYAYTHFKVTLIVHLCRHVAGEPQAIECQEIRWTTLDEIDSFPFPKANSKIIEALRNNQP
- a CDS encoding DUF760 domain-containing protein yields the protein MNNDLNRPQNFFGNEGENKESLWQYVQSLSPETIAQLSKPESSEVFQVMERNIIGLLGNLPSEHFGITVSTSREDLGRLLASAMMSGYFLRNAEQRMSFEKSLQSINSSSKYAE